The genomic region ATACAGAAATATCACCAAGGGCCCTGTATTTTAAACCTATAGGTTTTATCTGATAAAAAACACCAAGGAAAAATCCTATTATTCCTATTATTAAAACCCAAATTCCCTTTAAGAAAGTTAAAAATATTCCTATAAGAGAGCCAATTATTAATAGAGAAATAACAAGAATTGTTTGTTCCTTAACAGTTAGTAACTTATCCTGGAGCATTCTTGAAGCACCAAGAACAAGCCAGTCATCAACACCGTATTTATAGTCCATAAGGTCATTCAAGGCATTTACTCCAGCGTGAATGAAAAGGACACCGAAAAATGTGAGCAAAAGGAGGGGTATATTAACTTTTGGGGCAATAAATGCTCCTACAAGAACCGATATAAGTGTTGCTGTAAAAGCAAAAGGTCTTGTTGCCCTGAAGAATCTTTCAATTTTTGGCATTCCCTTATCCAGTTCAAGGGCTTTCTTAAAATCTTCTTCCTGAGGGATAATTTCCTCTCTTGGTTTGAATACTGTTCTAAAATCAGATAGATAGATTTTTGTTGGCTTAATTTTGATGATAACAAGATCTTTGATCATTTTAACAAAAGGGATAAGTTCAATATTTTTCTGGAAAAGTAAAGCTCTTTCCTCTTCTCTTTCTTTAGGATTTCCAAGAATTTCTACTTCTCCTTCACCCTGAATAAAAAAGTCCGGTATTCCTTTTTCAATAACGAAAAAAACTTTGTTGTTTTTGATTAAATTTTTATAGTTGTTGGATTTTTCTATAATTGCATAAATATAAAGCCCTTTACTCGCAAAATAAACTCTGCTTGACCAAAGATTTTCTCCAAAGGTTGAAATGGTCATGCTTTTATTTTTTTTGAATACTTCAAAAATTATTTTAATAGTTTTTTCTTCCATCCTTTGAGTTAGATAATTTAAGGATTTGAACCTTAATTAAAAATTATAAAAAAAGAAAAATTTTTTTTCAATTGTCACAAAATTTAAATATAAAAAACAAGAGCGAAATTCTCTGTTAGCTTTATATTGAATATGTTTTTAAAACTTGTTAATAAGTTTTTAAAACTTTTTTTTATGTTAGGTTATCCTTGTAAAGATGTATAAATTCTTTATTCAGGAAGAGAATTTTTGGAAAAGGTTGCATTGATTTAGGTTATACCATACCTTTTCACATACTTTTTGCCATTTCATAAAGCTTTTTTATTCTTTTTTCAACAGGGGGATGGGTTGAGAAAAGCTCAAAGAGGGTTTCACCTTTTAAAGGGTTTTCAATAAATAAGTGGTGAGTTCCCTCATAAATCTCAGCTGGAGCTATTTTTATTCCCTTTGATATTTTTTCAAGTGCTTTTGCAAGATAAAGAGGATTGAGAGATAGCTTTGCCCCATATTCGTCTGCCATATATTCCCTTGACCTTGATATTGCAAGCTGTATTAACATAGTAATTATTGGCGTAAATATTAAAAGTATTAAAGCTCCAATAAAAGATAAGGGATTATTCTCCTCCCTGTCCTTGCTATTAAACCCAAACATTAACCCCCATCTTATCCAGTGTATTATTATTGAAATTGCTCCTGCAATTGTTGCTGCTATTGAGGCTATAAGAACATCCCTGTTTTTTATATGGGCAATTTCATGAGCTAAAACCCCCTTTATTTCCTCTTTTGTTAGAATCTGCAATAGCCCCTGAGTAACTGCAACACAAGATTTTTCAGGACCCCTTCCTGTTGCAAAGGCATTGGGCTGAATCATCGGTATCAGGTAAATTTCAGGTTTTTTAATACCTGCTCTTGAGGCAAGCTCCTCTACAATTTCATGAAGAAAAGGTGCTTCTTCATATCTAATTTTCTTTGCACCATACATAGTAAGAACTATTTTGTCAGAGAAATAGTAGGATACAAAGTTCATTATTCCAGCAAGAATTAGAGCATAGATCATACCAGTATAACCACCTAAAAGATTACCAAGAAATATTAAAATTCCTGTCAAAAAACCTAAAAATAAAACCGTTTTTATTCTGTAATTCATAATTTATATATACCACGTAATGTTTTTGTTTTCAATCTTTATGTTTCACGTGAAACATTTAAAGGTAACTTAACCAGTATTCTCTGTCGAGTGTTCTATAGTTTATTGCCTCTGCTATATGTTCTTTTTTTATTTTTATGGAACTTTCTAAATCTGCTATTGTTCTTGAAAGTTTTAATATTCTTGAATAAGCCCTTGCGGAGAGGCTTAAATTTTCCATTGCCTTTAAAATAAGGTTTTCGCATTCTCCGTCAATTTTAATGTATTTTTTTATAAGTTTTGAATTTAAATGGGAATTTGAATATATCCCATTTTCACTTTTATATCTTTCAAGTTGTATTTCTCTTGCCTTAATAACCCTTTCCCTTATTTTTTCTGAACATTCCCCCTCCTCTTTATTTTTTAAATCATAAGGAGAAAGGGCTGGTACTTCAATATGTATATCAATTCTGTCAAGGAGTGGTCCAGAAATCTTTCTTGTATACTTTCTTATCTCCCTTGCAGTGCACCTGCATTCCCTTCTTCTATCTGTTAAATATCCACAGGGACAGGGATTCATTGCAGCAATAAGCATAAATCTTGCAGGATAAGTTAATGAAGTTTTTGCCCTTGAAATAGTTACAATTCCATCTTCAAGGGGTTGTCTTAATACTTCTAAAACATCTCTTTTAAATTCAGGGAGTTCATCAAGAAATAAAACTCCATTGTGAGCAAGTGAGACCTCGCCTGGTTTTGGAACCTGTCCTCCTCCAATCATTCCTGCTGTTGATATTGTATGATGTGGAGCTCTGAAAGGTCTTCTTGCAATGAGTGGTTCATCTTGTGAAAGTGTTCCTGCAACTGAATGAATTTTTGTTACCTCAAGGGCTTCTTCAAGAGATAAGGGAGGGAGTATTGAAGGGACTCTTCTTGAAAGCATTGTTTTACCTGCTCCAGGCGGACCTATCATTAAAACATTGTGTCCTCCAGCAGCTGCTATTTCAAGTGCTCTTTTAACATGGTATTGTCCCTTTACCTCTGAAAAATCTTCCTTATAACCTGATAGTTCTTTGAATACCTTAATTTTATCAATATTAACAGGTTTTAAATTTTCTTCCCCCCTTAATACCCTTATCGTATGATTTAAACTTTTTACTGGATAAATAAGAACATCCTGGACCAAACCCCCTTCTTTAGCATTTTCCTCAGGAAGATAAATTTCCCTTATCCCTTTTTCTTTTAATAGAAGGACAATTGGGAGAACACCTTTAATTTTTCTTAATTTTCCATCAAGGGAAAGTTCGCCTAAGAAAGCTTTATTTTTTAAAACATATGGTTCTATTAAATTACAAGATGCTAAAATTCCAAGAGCAATTGGTAAATCAAAGCCTGCACCTTCTTTTTTAATATCAGCAGGTGCTAAATTTATAACAATCTTTTTTACAGGAAGACTGAATCCTGAATTTTTTATTGCTGAAAGAACCCTTTCTTTTGATTCCTTTACTGCAGTTTCAGGTAAACCAACAAGGGTATAGGAAGGGAGTCCTGGTGATAAATCAACTTCAACTTCTACTAAAAAACCATTTATTCCATAATAGGAGGCTGATAAGACCTTTTCAACCATAAAACTTATTATAAATTAAATCCCTCATAAAAAGCATTTTCTAAAATATTTAAATTTTCTCCCTCAATTATTGCAACATCAAATCTTACATCAACTTTTTCATACAAATTTTTTCTTTCAAGATAAATTTTTGAAAATTTAATAATTCTATCAATTTTCTTTTTATTTATTGATTGGATTCCTAATAGAAAATCGCCTTTCTTTCTCTTTTTAACCTCAACAAATACAATTAGATTATCCTTTTTTAAAATTAAATCAATTTCTCCTCCTCTGAAATATACATTTCTATCTAAAAGTTTATAACCTTTTTTAAAATATTCCTTTAAGACTAAATCCTCACCCTTATGTCCTTCCTTTAATTTATTCTTCAATATTAACTATTTCCACTTCTTTTGTTTTTAAATCAATTATTGCAAAAGTTTTTTTATCATAAAGGTATCCGCAGGCTTCACCAGGATTTAAAAAAATTGTATTTTCTTTTCTAACATGGATAACCTTGTGCCAGTGCCCAAAAAGTAAAAAATCTATTCCCTTTGTTTCTGCAAAATAATCTTCTGGATAAATATGGAAAAGCATAAATTTTATTTTTTTTAATTCGTATAAAAGGGGTGGCTCATAAATTTCAAAATTCAGTGATTTTGCCCTTTCATAAAGACCCTGTTTTTCTCCATCATTGTTTCCAAAAATAGCCACAAGTTTTCCGGAATATATTTCCCTTATTTTATTTAAAGTGAAAGGTGATATTATGTCACCAAGATGAAATACAAAATCAATTTTTCTCTGATTTATCTTTTTGAAAGCCTTAACTACGGCTTCTAAGTTATCGTGGGTATCACTTATACAGGCAATTTTCATTTTATTAAATATTTTTCAAAAATTTTTTTTATTTCTTCAGGGATTCTTATTGGTTTAAAATTTCTGTCAGTGAATACATGTCTTGTATAGCCTGTAGCAAGTAAAGCACCATCTCTTAATACATCATAGTGAATTTTAAAGGAAGAATTTTTTATTTCCTTTATTCCAAGTTTGATTACAAGTTCTTCATCATAATGAGCAGGTGATTTGTAGTTACAGTAGGCCTCAATGACAGGTAAAAATAACCCTCTTTTTTCAAGTTCACTGTATGGATAACCGTTTTCCCTCATAAAACTTGACCTTGCTGCTTCAAAATATATAAAAAAATTTGCGTAATAAACAACTCCCATCTGGTCAGTTTCAGCATATCTAACAAATAATTTGTATTCAAACATAATTTTATAATAAAATAAAAAACTATGATTTTTCTAAAAATTCTTATAATAATTAATTTTTTTGAATTTAGGCCCCATTTTAATAAGGGGTTTATATTTATTCCCTATGAAATTAACTATTTGCACTATGGCTCCTACGGTGTAGCTACTGATAATGTTTTTAGTGTAATTTATGATAATCCATTTTATGATATAGGTTTATCATTTTTTTTACTTTTTGATGAGGGAATTGATTCAAGGATATTTTATGCAGAAAAAATTGTTATGGGAGGTTATGGAGTTGATTTATTTTTGCAGAAAAAATTTATAGGAGGTAATAAAAATTTATTTTTACCCTTTGATATAAAACTTAGTTTTGAAGATTTTTATTCACAGTTAAGAACTATAAATTCTTTTAAGCCATCCTTCAAATTTTCTCCATCATATTATCAAAATTTTTCAAAAAATCTAAAACCAGGAATAAAGTTAGAGGGAATTTATAATATTCAGGGGGAAAGGGATATTCTGGTTTTAAACCCCTTAATTGATCTTATTCTTTTCCCTCAAAAAATTCTCTCTTTATCAATTTCTTTAAATTATAAAAATTTATTTTCTTCTGGTTTAAATTACTCATATCCCGAGGTAAGGCTAACACTTTTTTCAAATCCTCTTTTGAATATTTTTCTTCTTTTACAGGGTTTTCTTTCTTTAAAATCAGGTGAAAATCCTTTCAGTGGTGGTTTAAAAGGTGATTATTTATATGGGGAGCCTGTTTTAAAGGAAGGAGCTGGATTTAAATTTCTTCTTGGTTTTGTTATTTATCCTGAAAAGAAGAGGAAAATTCAGATTTTTGTAAAAGATGAAGAAGGTAAATACTTATCACCGAATGTAGAGGAAAATCCTGCAATTGGTTTTGAAAGAAGAAAGGAAGGTTTTTATGAAAAAATTAATTTAAAGCCTGATACTTATTTAGTAAGATTTAGTTTAGAAGGATATAGGGATACATCAATTTATTTATATCCAGAGGAAATTGAAAAGGATCTGGCAAAGTATTTTATAACAATGAAAAAGATTGAATTAAGGGAAGAAATTGAAAAGCCTTTAACTATTGAAAGAACTGATTTTTATTTTTATTTTGATTCTGCAAAGGCTGAAATTAAGGAAATTTACGGGGATACCTTTGATTTAATTTTAAAAATAATTAAAGAAAGTAAAAAGGATACAGTAAATTTACTTGTAAGGGGTAATGCATCCCCTGAGGGTGATACTTTATTTAACAGGAGATTATCCTTTGAAAGGGCAAATAGGGTTTTCAATTTTTTGAATCTATTACTTTATAGAGATGTTTTTATTTTAGGCAAAGTTGAGTCTGAGTATGATTCAAAAACAAAAGTTTCGGATTTGCCAAAATCAGAGTGGAAGTATAAAAGAAGAGTTCATTTAAAGATATTGAAATAATTTCTTTAAAAATTTTAAAGAGATATTAGATAATGGGAAAAGGTAAAAATTCGCAGGCTAAAGCCTGCGCCTACCATTTTTTTGAAAATCTTCTGCTGGGGAGTCACACCTTTTAAGGTATAAAGTAAAAGCATTTTTAGAATATTGTTTCTATTATCCTTCCTATTATCTTCACCCTTAATTTTCCAAAAAAACAAAGGTTCTATAATTTTATGGTAGCCGCACCCTTTAGGGTGCGTAAAAATTCGCTTTAAGATTAAAATATGAAAAATAAAAAAAGTTTAAAAAATAATGATAGATAGGAAAATTGAGGTGAAAATGCAAAGGATTTTATAAAAAAATGCCTATGTTGAAAGATTTAAAGAGGAGTATACAGGAACATTTTGTAGAGGCACTTCTTGTAATCTTATTGAGCCAGAAAAATTCAATATTAACTTAATCAATTACCTGCTCTTTTATAACACTAAAAAACCCCATAAATCTTTAAATAATTTTTCTCCCCTTGATTATTTTTTAAAAACATATATTAATAATCCTTATCAGTCTAAAATGTTATGGTATTCTACAATAACTTGAAAAAAACTTAAAAAGAAATTAGAATTCAATATATAGGGAGGTAAAATTATGGAGAAAAAATGGATGGAATATTTATCAAAAGCTGTTGATGCTTTTATTGATGATATGAAAACAATTGTTCCTGAAGAAACTAAAACTCACCTAAGAAACTCAGTTAAGGAGTTCATGCTCGCTATTAAAGTCCTTATAGAGAAAAAAATTGAAAAGATTGAAGGAGAAAAAAAGAAGGAGGGACATAAGGTAGAAATTAAGGAAGCTTAAAAAATTAATGAGAATAATACTTTTCACAGGAAAAGGAGGGGTAGGTAAAACTACAATTGCCGCTGCAACAGGTGCATACGCCTCTATCCTGAATAAAAAAGTTCTCATTATTTCTGTTGATCCTGCTCACTCTCTTTCGGATGTTCTTGAAGTAGAGCTTGAAGCAGAACCAAAGGAAGTAAATAAAAATTTTTTTGCTCAAGAAGTTGATGTATATTACTCAGTTGAAAAATTTTGGGGGGAACTAAAAGATTACATAAGAGCCCTATTTCAGTGGAAAGGGGTTGACGAAATTTTAGCAGAAGAACTATCTGTTTTACCAGGTATGGAAGAAGTTTCCTCTTTTTTATGGATCAATAAACATTTAAAAGACGGAATTTATGATGTTATAATTCTTGATGCTGCACCAACAGGAGAAACTCTCAGATTTCTTTCAATTCCCGATGTTGCTAAATGGTGGATTGATAAAATCTTACCTATACAGAAAAAGATAGTTAAAGTTGTAAGACCCGCAGTAAAAGCTATCACAGATTTTCCTCTGCCAGAGGATGAAACATACGATGCCGCAGAAAATCTTTTTAATGACTTATTTTTTTTATATAAAACACTTCAGAATCCTGAAATCTCTTCAATAAGGCTTGTAGCAAACCCTGAAAAAATGGTTATGAGAGAAACAGAAAGAGCTTTTACCTATCTTCATTTATATGGTTATCCTGTGGATGCGGTTATATTAAATAGGGTTGTTGATGAAAATAATTTTCTTTATGAAATTCAGAAAAACTATCTTGAAAGGATAAAAACAAGTTTTGAGCCCCTTCCTTTATTTAAGGTTCCATATTATAACAAAGAAATTTTAGGTTTTGATAATCTTGTAAAGCTGGGTGAAGAAATTTATGGTTCAGAGGACCCTTTAAAGGTATTTTACAGGGATAGTCCCTTTGAAATTTTGAGTATGGATGGAAAGTATATTTTAAAACTTTATTTCAAGAACTTAAAAAAGGATAAAGCGTCTGTTTTTCAAAGGGGAGAAGACCTTGTTATAAGAATAGGTAATCAAAAAAGGCACTTTTATCTGCCAAGAGTTTTAACTTCTAAGATTGCAAAAGAAGCTATTATAAGGGATAATTCTCTTGATGTAATTTTTGAATAAATTATTAAAATTTATTTTCAATAACAGTAGGTCCTTTTATTTCCTCCCCATCTTTTATTATTGAATTCTTTATTGTAACAAAAGGACCAATCTTTGCTCTTTTTCCTATTTTGGTTTTTCCCATTAAATAAACCATCGGATAAATTACTGTGTCTTTACCAATTTCCACCTCAACTTCTATATAAGTTGTATCCATATCCATTATTGTAACGCCCTTTTCCATCCATTCTTTAATTATCCTATTTTTAAAAACTTTAAATACTCTTTCGTAATCTTCCCTTGTATTTATTCCCAAAATTTCTTCATGATCCTTCAAAGTATAGGTATCCACTTTTTCCTTCTTAGATACAAGTATTTCAATGCAATCAGTTATATAATATTCGCCTTTTAAATTATCAGGTTTAATTTCAACTATGGCTTCCTTTAATGCATTTACTTTAAAAATATAAACTCCTGCATTAACTTCCTTTATCTCTCTTTCTTTTTCTGTAGCATCTATTTCCTCAACAATTTTAAAAGGCTTTCCATTTTTTCTCAAAATTCTCCCATATCCAGTTGGGTCAGGTAGGAAAGCAGTTAAAAAGGTGCATGTATTTTTTTCTTTATTGTGTTTTTCTATTAAATTTTTAAGAGTTTCTGCTTTTAAAAGAGGTGTATCACCTGATAAAACGAGTATATCACTTTCTTCATCTATGTAATCAAGAGCAACTCTTACAGCATCACCTGTTCCCATGGGGACTTTCTGTTCTATAACTTTAACCTCTTGTGGTAAATTTTTTTTAAGTTCATCATAATTTTTTCCTGATACCACATATATTGGATTTAAGTTAATTTCTTTTAATTTATCAATAATATGAAATATAACAGGTTTTCCAAGAATTTCATGTAAGACCTTTGATTTTTCTGAATTAAATCTTTTACTTTTTCCACCTGCTAAAATAACAGGATAAATCATTTTACTTTTACAATCTCGTTTTTTTCATTAAAAAATAAAATTTTAGGTTTAAAATCTTTTATCTTTTCGGGCTCTAAATAAATAAAAGAAAAAACAAGAATTTTGTCACCTTTAATACCGAGCCTTGCAGTTCCGCCGTTTAAAATAACTTCTCCTTTCTTCCCTTTTATCACATAGGTTTCAAACCTCTTACCATTTGATAGGTTGACAACATAAACTGCCTCGTATTCTTTTATTCCTGCTTCCTTTATAACTTCCTCAGGTAAGGTTATTGACCCTTCATAGTTTAAATTTGTGTCTGTAACAATTAAGCCATGTAGTTTTGCTCTCAAAATCTTAATATACATATTACACTTCTCCCATATTCAGTTCTTCTTTAAGGCATTCTTTTAAATTGTCAAGCATTTCGCCAGGAATAATAAAATTAATGTAATTCATTGCCGTAGATGTAGCAAGTATTTTTATTTTGTTTGTTATAAATATATTCAACAAAGCTGCCATAACCCCTTTTTCTTCCATTAAATTTTTACCGTAAAAAGAAACAAGAGCAACATCCTCAAAACTTCTTAAAAATCCCCATTCGAGACTTTCAAGAATTTCATTAAAAGTCTCCTTTGCTTCATCTTTTAAATAAGGAGGAACTAAAACAGTTATCGTTGATTTTCCTCTTGAAGAAGGAGAGGTTAAAATATAGGGAAGTGATATCCCCTTATTACTTATTTTTTCAAAAACATCAAGAATTACACCTATTTTATCAGGAACATCAAGAAGTGTAAAGAGTGTAAGAGGGTGTTTTATAGTAAAAGAATCTATTTTCTTTTTCATAATATTAAAATAAAGATATACATTCGTTTATTTCACTTTCAATCATTTTTTCTGTTGCACCTATTAGAAGGTAATTTTCCTTGAAACCAAAAATTTTTAAAGGTATTCCAGGCATTATTCCCTTTTCTGAGATAGCTTTTTTCACAAATTCTTCGGCATCCTCTTTTAATTCAACTACAAATTCTCTGAAAATTTCCCCTTCAAAAACTGTCTTATAACCTTTGTTTAATAGAGCATTTCTTATTTTTATTGTATTCTGGTGAGTTTTAACTGCAACTTCCCTTAAGCCTTTCTGCCCCATATAGAGAATGTATACAAGAATAGCAAGGGCACATAACATCTGATTGGTGCATATATTACTTGTTGCTTTTTCCCTTCTTATATGTTGCTCTCTTGTTTGTAAAACCATCACATAACCTTCTTTTCCGTCAAGATCACAAGTTCTTCCAGCTATTCTTCCTGGCATCATTCTTATAAATTCTTTTTTAGTTGTAAATATTCCAGCATAGGGTCCTCCAAAAGAAAGGGGAAGACCAAGTGGTTGTCCCTCACACACAGCTATATCAGCATCATATTCACCAGGAGGCGAAATTATTGATATTGAAATAGGGTCAAATATAGAAATTAAAAGTATGTTTTTATTTTTTGTGATTCTTCTTATTTCAAAGGGATTTTCAAGAATACCAAAAAAATTTGGATGCTCAAAGGCAAAGCCTATTGTATCTTCATCTATTTTACTTTCTAAATCTTCAAAATCAACAGTTCCTTTTTGAGAAGAATATTTAACATATTCAATTTTTAGAGTAAAGGATGCATAGGTTTCTAAAACTTTCTTATAAAAAGGGTTGATGTTATCTGCTACAAGAATTTTATTTTTTTTGTTAATTCTTTTAGCCATAAGCACTGCTTCTGCAAAGGCTGAAGCACCATCATACATTGAAGAATTTGCTACATCCATTTGAGTTAATTCACAAATTGCAGTTTGAAATTCATACATTGCTTCAAGCGTTCCCTGAGATACTTCTGCCTGATAAGGGGTATAAGCTGTAAAAAAGGAAGGGTTTTTAATTATAAATCTTACAACAGGTGGTACGTAATGATCGTATGCTCCAGCTCCCCCAAAGATTTTCAATACTTTATTTTTAAGAGCAAGATCTTTTACATATTTTTCAATTTCAGATTCTGATAAAGCATAAGGTAAAGGTATTTCTTCTTTTAGTTTTATTTCATCTGGAATAACCCAGAGAAGCTCTTCAAAACTTTTTATATTTAAAAAATTTAAAATTTTTTTATAAGCTTCTTCCTGATTGGGTATAAATGGCATTTTTAGCTTTCTCCTATATGCTTTTTGTATTCCTCAGCAGAAAGAAGATTTTTAATTTCTTCTGTATCCTTTATTCTAATTTTAAAAATCCATCCATGTCCATAAGGGTCAGAATTTATTATACCAGGTTCACTTTCAAGTTCTTCATTTACTTCAATCACCTCTCCTGAAAGGGGAGAAAAAATATCTGCAACTGTTTTCACAGCTTCAATAGTTCCACAGGGCTCAAATTGCGTTACTTCTTGCCCAACAGAGGGAGGCTCTACATAAACTATATCAGAAAGTTCACTCTGAGCAAAATCAGTGATTCCAACTGTTGCAGTTTCACCTTCTATTTTAACCCATTCGTGCTCCTTTGTATATTTTAAATCTTCTGGTATATGCATTTTTCCCTCCTTCAATTTTGATTTAAATTTAAGGGATTTAAACCCAATTTTAAATTTTATAATATAGGATTATAATTGAAAAAATCAAAAAAATTTGGCATAATAGAAAATTAAAAAATGAAAGTTATACTTGCCATCTCAGGTGGAATAGATTCAAGTACTGCTTTATTTTTGCTTAAAAATATGGGAGCAGAAATTGAAGCAATAACTTTATTTCTATGGGATAAAAATTCCCATAAAAGATCATGTTGTTCTATTGAAGCTGTTCAGAGAGCAAGGAGAATATGTTATAGGTTAAAAGTTAAGCATACTGTAATTGATTCAAGAAGGGATTTTGAAGAAATTATAGTAAATAAAAGTTTTGTTGAAGAATATAAAAAAGGACTTACACCTAACCCCTGTGTTTTCTGTAATAGATTTTTTAAATTTGGGGCTTTATTAGAAGAAATGAAAAAAAGAAATTTTGATTACCTTGCTACAGGTCATTATGCAAGAATATATAAGGAAAATGGAAAATATTTCATAAGAAAAGCAAAAGATAAGGAGAAAGATCAGAGTTATTTTCTTTCAATGATTTTGCCTTTAGTTGTAAAACACCTAATTTTTCCTCTTGGTGATTTAACAAAAAAAGAAGTTTTAAATATTGCTGAAAGAGAAAATTTGCTTTTACCTTCCTATGAGGAATCCCAGGATTTATGTTTCATAGAAAAAAGCATTCAGGATTTTTTAAAGGAAAGACTGGGGGAAAAAAAAGGTTTTATTTTTTTTAAAGATAATGCAATAAAAGAGCACAGTGGTTTTTATAACTTTACAATAGGTCAAAGAAAAGGTTTAAATTTAAGTCTTGGTGAGAGAGTTTATGTTAAAAGTATTGATCCTGAAAAAAATGTTGTTGAAGTTGATGTTAAGAAAAATGTTATGAAAAAAGAAATATTAGTTGTTAAATTGAACCTGTTTGATAAAATAAAAGGAGAAAAAAAATTGAAGGTTAAAATAAGAAATTTACACAGGGAAAGTGATGCAAGAGTAAAATTTTATGATGATTATGCAGAGGTTAATTTTGAAGAGGAACAATTTGCACCTACTCCAGGACAGATAGCAGCATTTTATGATGATGATATACTTCTCGGGGGTGGGGTAATTTATGAAAAGAGATAAGATTCTTATTATTGATTTTGGCTCACAATATACAATGTTAATTGCAAGAAGAATAAGAGAGCTTAATGTTTATTCAGTTATTCTTTCACCTTTTGAAGAAAATTTAATAGAAAAAGTAAATGCTGATGATGTAAAGGGAATAATTCTATCAGGTGGTCCAAGTAGTGTTTATGATGAGTCTGCTCCTAAAATTCCTATTGAGATTTTTAATTCAGAAAAACCTATACTTGGAATCTGTTATGGTTTACAGCTTATTGCCCATTTACTCGGTGGAAAGGTTTCAAAATCAAAAAAGAGAGAATATGGTTATGCTCTCTTTAAAGTTATAAGAAATTCAATACTTTTTGATGGGGTAGAAAGAAAATTTCAAGTGTGGATGAGTCACGGAGATTATGTGGAAAAGCTTCCAGAAGGTTTTGTATGTACAGGAAAAACAGAAGATTCGCCTTATGCATCCATA from candidate division WOR-3 bacterium harbors:
- a CDS encoding thioesterase family protein gives rise to the protein MFEYKLFVRYAETDQMGVVYYANFFIYFEAARSSFMRENGYPYSELEKRGLFLPVIEAYCNYKSPAHYDEELVIKLGIKEIKNSSFKIHYDVLRDGALLATGYTRHVFTDRNFKPIRIPEEIKKIFEKYLIK
- a CDS encoding ArsA family ATPase — translated: MRIILFTGKGGVGKTTIAAATGAYASILNKKVLIISVDPAHSLSDVLEVELEAEPKEVNKNFFAQEVDVYYSVEKFWGELKDYIRALFQWKGVDEILAEELSVLPGMEEVSSFLWINKHLKDGIYDVIILDAAPTGETLRFLSIPDVAKWWIDKILPIQKKIVKVVRPAVKAITDFPLPEDETYDAAENLFNDLFFLYKTLQNPEISSIRLVANPEKMVMRETERAFTYLHLYGYPVDAVILNRVVDENNFLYEIQKNYLERIKTSFEPLPLFKVPYYNKEILGFDNLVKLGEEIYGSEDPLKVFYRDSPFEILSMDGKYILKLYFKNLKKDKASVFQRGEDLVIRIGNQKRHFYLPRVLTSKIAKEAIIRDNSLDVIFE
- a CDS encoding YraN family protein yields the protein MKNKLKEGHKGEDLVLKEYFKKGYKLLDRNVYFRGGEIDLILKKDNLIVFVEVKKRKKGDFLLGIQSINKKKIDRIIKFSKIYLERKNLYEKVDVRFDVAIIEGENLNILENAFYEGFNL
- a CDS encoding metallophosphoesterase, with translation MKIACISDTHDNLEAVVKAFKKINQRKIDFVFHLGDIISPFTLNKIREIYSGKLVAIFGNNDGEKQGLYERAKSLNFEIYEPPLLYELKKIKFMLFHIYPEDYFAETKGIDFLLFGHWHKVIHVRKENTIFLNPGEACGYLYDKKTFAIIDLKTKEVEIVNIEE
- a CDS encoding YifB family Mg chelatase-like AAA ATPase, coding for MVEKVLSASYYGINGFLVEVEVDLSPGLPSYTLVGLPETAVKESKERVLSAIKNSGFSLPVKKIVINLAPADIKKEGAGFDLPIALGILASCNLIEPYVLKNKAFLGELSLDGKLRKIKGVLPIVLLLKEKGIREIYLPEENAKEGGLVQDVLIYPVKSLNHTIRVLRGEENLKPVNIDKIKVFKELSGYKEDFSEVKGQYHVKRALEIAAAGGHNVLMIGPPGAGKTMLSRRVPSILPPLSLEEALEVTKIHSVAGTLSQDEPLIARRPFRAPHHTISTAGMIGGGQVPKPGEVSLAHNGVLFLDELPEFKRDVLEVLRQPLEDGIVTISRAKTSLTYPARFMLIAAMNPCPCGYLTDRRRECRCTAREIRKYTRKISGPLLDRIDIHIEVPALSPYDLKNKEEGECSEKIRERVIKAREIQLERYKSENGIYSNSHLNSKLIKKYIKIDGECENLILKAMENLSLSARAYSRILKLSRTIADLESSIKIKKEHIAEAINYRTLDREYWLSYL
- a CDS encoding prenyltransferase — translated: MEEKTIKIIFEVFKKNKSMTISTFGENLWSSRVYFASKGLYIYAIIEKSNNYKNLIKNNKVFFVIEKGIPDFFIQGEGEVEILGNPKEREEERALLFQKNIELIPFVKMIKDLVIIKIKPTKIYLSDFRTVFKPREEIIPQEEDFKKALELDKGMPKIERFFRATRPFAFTATLISVLVGAFIAPKVNIPLLLLTFFGVLFIHAGVNALNDLMDYKYGVDDWLVLGASRMLQDKLLTVKEQTILVISLLIIGSLIGIFLTFLKGIWVLIIGIIGFFLGVFYQIKPIGLKYRALGDISVFLGFGPLLALGSYYVQTGEISILPFIISIPIGLLVIGILHGNNFRDLVEDIKAGYKTIASYLGIKGSSYYYLLLISFSYILTIVFIFLRMLPWQTILVLFSLPIAYRNIRLSFKPNYLQFGLLDLFTAQLHLYFGILFNLGIILSRINYG
- a CDS encoding zinc metalloprotease HtpX, with the protein product MNYRIKTVLFLGFLTGILIFLGNLLGGYTGMIYALILAGIMNFVSYYFSDKIVLTMYGAKKIRYEEAPFLHEIVEELASRAGIKKPEIYLIPMIQPNAFATGRGPEKSCVAVTQGLLQILTKEEIKGVLAHEIAHIKNRDVLIASIAATIAGAISIIIHWIRWGLMFGFNSKDREENNPLSFIGALILLIFTPIITMLIQLAISRSREYMADEYGAKLSLNPLYLAKALEKISKGIKIAPAEIYEGTHHLFIENPLKGETLFELFSTHPPVEKRIKKLYEMAKSM